The following proteins are encoded in a genomic region of Magnolia sinica isolate HGM2019 chromosome 1, MsV1, whole genome shotgun sequence:
- the LOC131216892 gene encoding deSI-like protein At4g17486 isoform X1, with protein sequence MNYCSSSEELLEAGLVLMGSTFSTSASEDDDGNYTTQVILNVYDLTPLNNYMYWFGVGIFHSGIEVHGLEYGFGAHDFPTSGLFEVEPKRCPGFIYRCSISLGTISVPPSDFRTFMENLAAEYHGDTYHLIGKNCNHFTDDVCFKLTGRRIPGWVNRLAGLGAVCSCLLPESLQLTAVKQMPEYHVCSEDGSECPSVTTPQRTESDDADHDKHLLSSPSSCGEVAFIKEVPR encoded by the exons ATGAATTATTGCAGCTCATCTGAGGAGCTTTTGGAAGCTGGTCTGGTGTTAATGGGGAGTACGTTCTCAACGTCTGCCTCAGAAGACGACGATGGGAATTACACAACCCAAGTGATCTTGAACGTCTACGATCTCACGCCGTTGAATAATTACATGTACTGGTTTGGAGTTGGGATTTTCCATTCAGGAATCGAAG TCCATGGTTTGGAGTATGGATTTGGAGCGCATGATTTCCCAACAAGTGGTCTGTTCGAGGTGGAACCAAAGAGGTGCCCAGGTTTTATCTACAGATGCTCCATTTCTTTGGGCACTATAAGCGTGCCTCCTTCGGATTTTCGCACATTTATGGAAAATCTGGCTGCAGAATATCATGGGGACACCTATCACCTCATCGGGAAAAATTGCAACCACTTTACAGATGATGTTTGTTTTAAGTTGACCGGGAGACGTATCCCTGGGTGGGTGAACCGCCTTGCTGGACTAG GTGCCGTGTGCAGTTGTCTGCTCCCCGAAAGCCTCCAACTAACTGCTGTGAAACAGATGCCTGAGTACCATGTCTGTTCTG AAGATGGGTCGGAGTGTCCTTCAGTTACCACTCCACAGCGGACGGAAAGTGATGATGCAGATCATGACAAACATCTCCTCTCATCACCATCATCCTGCGGAGAGGTGGCTTTTATCAAAGAGGTGCCAAGGTGA
- the LOC131216887 gene encoding mitochondrial-processing peptidase subunit alpha-like produces the protein MYRTAASRLRSLKGHVGDRATASRFASTSIAKRSSSGGFFSWITGERSNSLPPPDFSLSDIVLPPPLPDYVEPGKTKITTLSNGVKIASEASVSPAASIGLYVDCGSVYETPVSVGATHLLEQMAFKTTTNRSHLRIVREVEAIGGNVTASASREQMGYSYDALKTYVPEMVEVLIDCVRNPVFLDWEVNEQLKKLKAQLADIHKNPHDLLLEAIHSAGYSGALAIPLIAPESALSRLNSTILEEFVAENYTAPRMVLAASGVEHEELLSYAEPLLSDIPKVPPPEVPKSVYIGGDYRCQADSTKTHVALAFEVPGGWHKEKEAMTLAVLQILLGGGDSFSAGGPGKGMHSRLYLRILNEFQQIQSCSAFNSIYNNTGIFGIYATAGSDFVSKAVDLLARELLTVATPGEVDQKQLDRAKVTTKSAVLMNMESRAAVAEDIGRQILTYGERKPVEHFLKAVDEVTLKDISSITQKILSSPLTMASWGDVLKVPSYESVSSKFHAK, from the exons GGACATGTGGGTGATAGGGCAACAGCATCGAGATTTGCTAGTACGAGCATTGCGAAAAGGTCATCTTCTGGAGGTTTCTTCAGCTGGATCACTGGAGAACGATCTAATTCACTCCCCCCTCCAGATTTTTCACTTTCGGATATTGTCCTCCCACCTCCTTTGCCAGACTATGTAGAACCAGGCAAGACAAAAATAACAACTCTTTCCAATGGTGTGAAGATTGCCTCTGAAGCATCTGTG AGTCCAGCTGCCTCGATAGGATTATATGTCGACTGCGGTTCTGTCTATGAAACACCTGTTTCAGTCGGGGCTACGCACTTGTTGGAACAGATGGCCTTCAAGACCACAACGAACCGAAGCCATCTACGCATCGTACGAGAAGTCGAGGCAATCGGTGGCAATGTCACAGCATCGGCTTCTCGTGAACAGATGGGCTATTCTTATGATGCTCTAAAAACATATGTGCCTGAAATGGTTGAGGTTCTTATTGACTGTGTAAGGAACCCTGTTTTCCTTGATTGGGAAGTTAATGAGCAG CTGAAGAAGTTGAAGGCACAGTTAGCAGACATCCATAAGAATCCTCATGATTTGCTTTTGGAGGCAATTCATTCTGCTGGATATTCTGGTGCATTGGCAATTCCTCTCATAGCCCCCGAATCTGCATTAAGCAGATTAAATAGTACAATTTTGGAAGAATTTGTTGCG GAGAACTATACTGCTCCCAGGATGGTACTTGCAGCATCAGGGGTAGAACATGAGGAATTGCTATCATATGCAGAGCCTCTTCTGTCTGATATTCCTAAGGTGCCTCCTCCTGAGGTGCCAAAATCTGTGTATATTGGGGGTGATTATCGTTGTCAAGCTGATTCAACT AAGACTCATGTTGCCCTTGCCTTTGAAGTTCCTGGTGGTTGGCACAAGGAGAAAGAGGCCATGACATTGGCAGTACTCCAG ATTCTTTTGGGTGGAGGTGATTCTTTCTCTGCTGGAGGTCCTGGGAAAGGGATGCACTCTCGTCTTT ATCTTCGTATCTTAAATGAATTTCAGCAAATTCAGTCATGTTCTGCTTTCAACAGTATCTACAATAACACAGGCATCTTTGGGATCTATGCAACTGCT GGCTCAGACTTTGTATCTAAAGCTGTTGATTTATTAGCAAGAGAGCTTCTCACAGTTGCAACTCCGGGTGAAG TTGACCAGAAACAGCTAGATCGTGCCAAAGTGACAACAAAGTCTGCAGTTCTGATGAACATGGAATCAAGA GCAGCTGTCGCAGAAGATATAGGGCGTCAGATTTTGACATATGGGGAGAG GAAGCCTGTAGAGCACTTCTTGAAGGCCGTTGATGAAGTTACTTTGAAGGACATCTCTTCCATTACTCAGAAGATCCTTTCTTCACCACTCACGATGGCGTCGTGGGGAGATG TTCTTAAAGTTCCCAGCTACGAATCCGTCAGCAGCAAATTCCATGCCAAATGA
- the LOC131216892 gene encoding deSI-like protein At4g17486 isoform X2, with protein MGSTFSTSASEDDDGNYTTQVILNVYDLTPLNNYMYWFGVGIFHSGIEVHGLEYGFGAHDFPTSGLFEVEPKRCPGFIYRCSISLGTISVPPSDFRTFMENLAAEYHGDTYHLIGKNCNHFTDDVCFKLTGRRIPGWVNRLAGLGAVCSCLLPESLQLTAVKQMPEYHVCSEDGSECPSVTTPQRTESDDADHDKHLLSSPSSCGEVAFIKEVPR; from the exons ATGGGGAGTACGTTCTCAACGTCTGCCTCAGAAGACGACGATGGGAATTACACAACCCAAGTGATCTTGAACGTCTACGATCTCACGCCGTTGAATAATTACATGTACTGGTTTGGAGTTGGGATTTTCCATTCAGGAATCGAAG TCCATGGTTTGGAGTATGGATTTGGAGCGCATGATTTCCCAACAAGTGGTCTGTTCGAGGTGGAACCAAAGAGGTGCCCAGGTTTTATCTACAGATGCTCCATTTCTTTGGGCACTATAAGCGTGCCTCCTTCGGATTTTCGCACATTTATGGAAAATCTGGCTGCAGAATATCATGGGGACACCTATCACCTCATCGGGAAAAATTGCAACCACTTTACAGATGATGTTTGTTTTAAGTTGACCGGGAGACGTATCCCTGGGTGGGTGAACCGCCTTGCTGGACTAG GTGCCGTGTGCAGTTGTCTGCTCCCCGAAAGCCTCCAACTAACTGCTGTGAAACAGATGCCTGAGTACCATGTCTGTTCTG AAGATGGGTCGGAGTGTCCTTCAGTTACCACTCCACAGCGGACGGAAAGTGATGATGCAGATCATGACAAACATCTCCTCTCATCACCATCATCCTGCGGAGAGGTGGCTTTTATCAAAGAGGTGCCAAGGTGA